The Opitutus sp. DNA window CGCTCACGCGCAAGGCCACGCGGAGCGGGGATTACGAATCGTGCATCCTTGAGCGTGCGCCCAAGGATGCACGTAAGTCTCAACTTAAAAGCCAATTAGCATAGCGCCATTCCCATGAAAACATTCCTACTCATCGCCCTCGTCATCGTTGTGTTCTTCTTCGTCCAGCGTGCTCTGGTTGGGCCGATCCTTACGCCCGAGGAGGCCGCCCGCCGGGTCGCCGCCGGCACCGCGGTGTTGATCGATGTGCGCGAACCGGCCGAGTGGCGCGACGGCGTGGTCAAAGGCGCGCTTCTGCTACCGCTCAGCGACCTGCAGGGCGACCGCCTTCAGTGGAAACCGGTGCTGGCGGCCAACGCCGACAAAGAGCTGATCCTGTATTGCCGTTCGGGTAACCGCTCCGGCATCGCCGTCCGTCTGCTCGCCGGCGAGAAGTTCAAGACCGCCAACGCCGGCGGTTTCTCGGCCTGGAAAGCCGCCGGCCAACCCGTGGTTATCCCAAAATAAAACCTCAGGGCCTTGGCATAAAAACGCCGATAACGCCGCTCCGTGCGTTGGCCCAAAAACCGGTCGGTGCTGAGTGCGGGATTGCGATCGCGTCCGTCCTCGGCTCATTTTTCGCCCACGATGAAAACAGCTCGGTTAATGGGATATGCGTTCGCTGCGGTGGCTGCGTTGGGGCTTTTGACGGGTTGCACCACGGTCAAAGAGACCGGGCGCTCCCAGCTCATGCTGGTTTCGCCCAGCGATGAGGCGAAGATGGGACTCTCCGCCTTCGCCCAGATTAAGAAGTCGGAGAAAATCTCCACGGACCCGGTTCTCAACGCCCGGATTCAAACCATCGGCAAGCGTATCGCCGGTTCCGTTGGTCGCGAAATCCCCAACGCGCAGTGGGAGTTCGTGGTGTTTGATTCGCCCGCGGTGAACGCCTTCGCGCTGCCCGGGGGCAAGGTGGGCGTTTACACCGGTCTCATTAAACTGTCCGCCAGCGACGACGAGATCGCCATCGTCATGGGCCACGAAATCGCCCACGTGACCTCGCGCCACGGCGCTGAGCGCACCTCGCAGAACTATGCCTTCATCGGCGTAGGCCTGGCCGCCGCCGTCGCGATGGAAACTCAACACGTTGACCCGGCCAAACGTAACCTCGCGCTGGCCGCCTACGGTTTGGGCGCCACAGTCGGTTATATGCTGCCCTATTCCCGGCTGCATGAGAACGAAGCCGATAGCGTGGGCCTGCGCTTCGCCGCGGGTGCCGGCTACGATCCGCGCGCGGGGGCGACCTTCTGGCGCAAGATGGCGGCGCAGGGCGGCGCCAAACCGCCCGAGTTTTTGTCGACGCATCCCTCGGATTCGACCCGCATTGCCAACCTCCAAGCGCTCGCGCCCCAATACGTGCCGCTTTACCAGCAGAGCAAGGCGCGGTTTCAGGCGGCCAACCAGGCCTCCGAGCAGGCGGAAATGAATTCGTTTATGAAGGGTAAGTAGCCCCGGGAAGCCGGCGTTTTTTGGCGAAAACAAGTCTGGCCCACGTTCGGGCCAGTGTTCACGTTCGCGGCATGTTTGACCCTGTTGAAAAGCTGAAGGAATTCATCCGCCACCCCAGTGTTTCCGCCGATCCGGCGTTTAAGGCCGGCATGCAAGGGGCGCTCGATTTCGCCACCGGCCTGCTCGCCTCCATCGGCTTCGAGGTCGAGGTGGTGAAAACCGCTTTGCACCCGATCATCCTGGCCACGCGTGGCACCAATCTGGACTGGCCGCATGTCATCATCTATGGCCATTACGACGTGCAGCCGGCCGATCCGCTGCACCTATGGCAATCGGCCGCCTTTGAGCCGGAAATCCGCGGCAACCGCCTCTACGGCCGCGGTGCAGCGGACAACAAGGGCCCACTGATGGTCCACATCGCCGCAGTGGGGCGGTTGCTGGAGCGCCGCCCCGACTTGCCGCTGCGCATCACCTTCATGATCGAGGGCGAGGAGGAGATGGGCAGCCCGAGTTTCCCCAAGTTTCTCGAAGTCTACGGCGAGCGCCTCAAGCAGGCGGATCTGGTTTATCTTTCGGATACGCTGCTGCCGAGCGAGGACCAGGTGGTGATCACCTGCGGACTGCGCGGGCTGGTGTTGTGCGACGTGGTCGTGACCGGGCCGAAGGGCGATTTGCACTCAGGGCTGCACGGCGGAGTGTTGCGCAACCCGATCCAGGCGGTCGCCGAACTGTGCGCCTCGCTGCACAACCCGGACGGCAGTGTGAACATCGAGGGGTTTTACGACGACGTCATGCCCGTGGAGCCGTGGGAAAAGGAGCAGATTAAAAAGCTCGGCGGCGACTCCGAGGCGTACCGGAAGTTTTTGGGGATTCCGGCGTTTTACACGGCCAAGGGCGCAACCCCCTTTGAGGCAACCCGCGTGCTGCCCACGCTGGAATTTAACGGAATCGGCGGCGGTTATCAGGGCGAAGGCACCAAAACGGTTATCCCTAGCAAGGCCTTCGTGAAAATCAGCTGCCGACTGGTGGCCAACCAGAATCCCGCGGTGATCCGCGACCTGCTGTATAAAACCATTCGCGAGCGCATGCCCAGCGACGTGACCTTTGAGATCGTCGACCAACACCAGGGCATGCCCTACGTCGTCGTTCCGCCGGATCGCTCCAACACCCCGGCCGGCCAATCGCCCGTGCTGGCCGACGCCTTCCGCGCCGCCGACAGGGCCATCGCCGACGTTTTCGGCAAACCGCCGCTGTACCTGCGCGAGGGCGGCAGCGTGCCGATCATCGCCGACATCAAGCGTATGACCGGACTGGATTCAGTGATGATCGGGTTGTTCCTGCCGGAGGATAACCTGCACGCGCCCAACGAGAGTTTTAACCTCGATGTCATGGCCAAGGGCATGCGCACCTCGGAGCGCATTCTTGAGGCGATCGCCGACCGTTGAGGCCGCGTCGGAGAAAAGGGGACGGAAAAAGTAGCGCAGACTTCCAGTCTGCTCCGGGCGACTGGGAACGCGCCTAAGCAGACTGGAAGTCTGCGCTACTTTTCGGAGCCGATTTGCGCGAGGCCTGGCCTCGGAGGCTGCCGGGGCGCAACGGAGTTACGCCCAACGGACTTACTTTTTCTTCGGGCCGAAGTTGAATTTCACCATCGGCTCATCGGCGGAGGCCGGCGCACCCGGGGTTCCCTCAGCAGCGCTCGCGCTGACGGGCGAGACGGGGGCAGCCCACGGCGCACCGACAAACGCCGGAGAACCGGCGGGCAAGGCCGCAAAGCTGCTGGAGATCAGTTCGATGGCTTTGCGGTCACGACTGGCACCGAGGTCGATTTTTCCCTCGGGGCCGAAAGATCCCATGATGACCACGATCACGCGGCGGTTGTTGCGCAGCGCGGTGGCACTCAGGCAATAACCGGCGCTGGCGGTGTAGCCGGTCTTGAGCCCGTCCACGCCGTCCACCTTCCCCATGAGCTTGTTGTGGTTGATCATGTGCTGGGGGCCCTTGGCACGCAGCGGACCGAAATCACGCGTTTTGGCCGAGGTGTACTTAAGGACGTCCGTCTTAAGAACGAGGTGGCGGCAGAGAATCGCGAAGTCACGCGGGGTGGTCAGGTCGCCTTCCATTATCTTGCGGCTGGAAGGCGGCAGGCCGTGGGGCGAACGGAAGGTGGTGCGGGTCATGCCGAGCTCCTTGGCCTTGGCGTTCATGAGTTCAACAAAGGCCTCCACGGAACCAGCCGCGGTGCGAGCGAGGGCATAGGAGCAGTCGTTGGCCGACTGAATCATCATCGCATAAACCATCTCTTCGACCGTGAACGACTCGGACGGATCGAGGTACACCTGGGTGCCGCCGATTTTGGAATCCGCCGCCGTCACCTGAATCTGGGTACCGAGGGTGAGGGCGCCGCTCTGGAGTTTATCGTGGAGCACGGCGTAGGTCATGAGCTTGGTCATGCTGGCGGGCGGGGTAACGACGTCGGCGTTCTCCTGCACCAGGGTTTGGCCGGTCATCGCGTCGATGCCGATGTAGCCTTTCCATTGGCCGGTTTTGGCGGGGGCCGCAGAGACAAACGGCGCGAAGGCGAAACTGAGGGTGGCGAGGACGGCCGCAAAGCGGCGGAAATACGCAGGTGACATGAAGCGAAAAGGAGGGGGATTTTCCCCCACGCGGCGAGCTTGAACAGCGGCCGGAGCGTGAATGCGGCGGTTTTTCGGGGGAGGCCGGGCGTGGACGGGTTCTAATCGAGTGGATTAGCGATCGATCATTGCGCGGTGGGTGGGTTGCGCGGGCTGGACAGGCCTTGGGGCCAGCCGTTGAGGTCGATGCCCCTTCCTTACAACCATGTCCTCCTCACACTCGTCCGCTCCCAAGTTGTGTAATCCCGCCGTTGTCGGCCTGGCTGGCTTCGGCCTGACCACGCTGATCCTTCAGCTCCACACCCTGGAGTTGGTCGGCCTCGGGCCGGTGATCTGGCTCGGCCTGTTTTTCGGCGGTTTGGCGCAGCTCATCGCCGGCCTGCAGGAAATGAAGACGGGCAACAATTTCGGCTACTGCGCCTTCACCAGTTACGGTGCGTTCTGGATTTCGCTCTGCGCGATGCTCATCGCCGGCCAGTTCGGCTTTCTCAAAGCCTCGACCACCGACGTGGGCTGGTTCTTGGTGGCGTGGACCCTGTTCACCGCGATTTTGTGGGTGGGCGCGCTGCGTATCCACGGAGCCATGGCGACCACCTTTACGTTACTCTTGGCCGGGTTTGTCCTGCTCGACGTGGGCCACTTCGGTTTCCCCATTCTGAATAAGGTGGCTGCCTACGTGCTCATCGCCTGCGCGCTGGGCGCCTGGTACATGATGGCGCGGATTATCCTCAATGAGCTCTACGGCCGCGAACTGCTCCCTGCGGGCAAAGCCTGGATCGGCGCGCGTGTGGTGGTGGCGGCTCGCACGGATTCACGGGTACTCGACGTTAAAGTAAAAACCTCTGCCGAGGTGACGGTTTAAACCAAAGTCCCCTCCGTGGCGCTTTGGCTTTAAACCGAGGCGCCTTAACGGCACGCGCGCCGGGCCCGACCAAAGGTCGCTCGTGCATCGGGCCAACCGGTCTTGGGCCCGTAACGCAGGCGCTCCAGCTCGGCCTGTAATGTTAACCCCTCAACGGTGCCGGCTCCCTGCGGTTGCGTCGCCTTGAGACGGCGCAACCAATGCCCCGCCTCCCGCCGTACCGGGTCGAGCCCCGTGTGCGTCAGGCCGTTGCGCCAACGCCGCCACCGGTCACGCAGCCAATAGGTCCAACCCAGCGCGACTCCGGCACCACCGACCACCACGGCCACGATTACCAGCAACCGCCGCAGATCCCAAGGCCGCTGCAGCCATTCGCCGGCCTCTTTGAGCAGGCGGCGGATCGACTGCTTGAGCTGCTGAGCACGGTTTTCGATCGCCACTTTGGCACTCCGCGCCAACTCGGCTTGGGCCTTCTGGTCGAAGTCCACGATGCGCCGGTACCAGAACACGCGCAGGCCATCGAGTTTCGCCGACCAACTCCGGTCGCTGATGCGGGCCAGGAGCGCAGCAGCGTTTTCCAGCCTGGCGTCCGGCGCCACTTCGGGCGCACCTGGCGTGGGGTCGACGCGCATCCAGGTTTGTTTTTTGGCGTCGAAGAGCTCGCACCACGCATGCGCGTCGGAATTGCGAATGGTGAGATTGCGGCTGGTGGTGTTCCAGCTGCCGCCACGGAATCCGGTGACCATCCGCGTCGGGTAACCCGCCGAGCGCGCCAGCAGCGTAAACGCGCCCGCAAACAGCTCGCAGTGCCCGGGTGCATCCGAATTCATCCAGCGCACCAGGGGATCGCCTGTCCCCGCAGCCAGCGTCATGCGCATCGAGTAACGGTGCGTCTGCGCCAGCCACTGGGTGGCGAGCCGGGCAAAGGCCGCCGCGTCATCGCTCGGCGCATTGAGCGCACCCGCCCAGGCGTCCAGACGTGCGCGGTCAGCCGAATCCAATTTGATCTCTAGGAACGACGGACGGGTTAACAACTCCCGTTCGCCGCCTGCCGAATCGCTTCCAGCTTTGCTAGCCTTACCCGCCACATCGCGGGGCGGCGAAACCTCGGGCGAGCCCAACTCCGAAGCGGGGCGTATTCCCTCGACGCGGTAGGCGAACATCTTGGCGGGCGTTTTGCCCAGGCGCAGCAGCCGCAGCGTGTCATGAATCGCGTAAGTCTGCGGCCCGTCGTTGAACTGCAGCCGACTGAAATCACCGAGCAGGGGCAAGTAATGCGACGTGCCACCCTCCAAATAAAAAGTCCACACGGAGTCGGAGGTGCTCGGCCGGGCGCCGCCGCTGATAATCTGCGCAGGTTGGCGCTGGTCGAGGAGCTGGCGCTTGAGCTGCTCCGAGGTGCTAAATGTTCCCTTCGCGTACTCATCGAGCACCAGCATGCGCCAATAGAGTTGGGCCGGGATTTGGGATGGATCTGAAACGTCCACGCTCAAGGCAACGCTGGTGTCCTGCTGGATGTCGGTCACGTCGCCAAAGCTGACGTTTTCACTGAACCCGGTTTTCGATTTTTGGGTGATCAGGTTATCGAGGAAAAGGTTGTTGCTGAATTCGAAGCGCGGCAGGGCAAAAAACAGCAGCGCCGAAAGCCCGACGACGCCTCCAAACAACCCCACCCCGAGCGTCGCCAGCCGCCAGTCGGTCGCCTCGCGCAGGCGTCGCGCCAGCCGCAGCCACTCCAGCTGCATCCAGACCGGCGGCGTTTGTAGGGAATAAACCACGACGGGGTGGCCGGACTCGGCGGCGTCGATCAGGTTCATCACCAGCAGCAGCACCAGCGTACAGCCGGTGAAGGCCACGATTTGAAACGCAAAGGCGAGCGACACCGAGAGCACGCCCGACATCACCACCAGGAACAAGCCGAGTACGATCAGCTGCAAGTCGTCGCGGCGGCGGCGCGTTGTCACGGCGCGGTAAAACAGCAGCATCAGTGACAGCCGGATGAGTGCGGGCATCACCTCTTTGCCGATGTAGTAGTCGGTTGCGGCCAGCGCTACAAAAAGCGGAAAAGCCAGCCGGTGCACCCAACGCGGGATGCGCAGGGTGAGCAACGGCCAGCGCAGCACCACCGGCACGCCGGCGGTGATTAACCCCAGCCACAACCACGCCTCCACCTCGACGTAGAGAACGCTCCACGCGGCGAGCATAGCCAGGGCTCCACCCAGCAGCCATTTAAGCTGGTGGAGCTCGCTAAGGTTAAGCTGTGGCCGCTTTTGTTCCATCGAGGTAAGCCGCCACGCCCCTTGAACCATCGGGGGCAAGCGTCATGAGATTGGTGCGCCGAGCCGAGGTCGACGCCGGGTGGTGACTCACCATGGCGGAGCTGGGTTTAACCAAAGCAAGGCGGTCGAGAAAGCGGTCGAGATCGTGCCGACGACGAATGGGCAAGAGCGGCTCGCCATCCAAGACGACGGCGACAAGGCGTCCGGCGCGGAAAAAATCCTCAGCGAGCGTGGCCGCGAGACTGCACATGAGTTCGAACTGATCGGGCCGCGGCCAATCCTCGACAGCCGTGCGAACCCACAGGACGTAGCCGGTCTGGGTTTCCGCAGCGTACTGGCGCACCATGAGGCGGCCCAGCCGGGCACTCGCCTTCCAGTGAATTTGGCGCTGCGAATCGCCGTGCACGTAACCG harbors:
- a CDS encoding DUF3488 domain-containing protein — protein: MLAAWSVLYVEVEAWLWLGLITAGVPVVLRWPLLTLRIPRWVHRLAFPLFVALAATDYYIGKEVMPALIRLSLMLLFYRAVTTRRRRDDLQLIVLGLFLVVMSGVLSVSLAFAFQIVAFTGCTLVLLLVMNLIDAAESGHPVVVYSLQTPPVWMQLEWLRLARRLREATDWRLATLGVGLFGGVVGLSALLFFALPRFEFSNNLFLDNLITQKSKTGFSENVSFGDVTDIQQDTSVALSVDVSDPSQIPAQLYWRMLVLDEYAKGTFSTSEQLKRQLLDQRQPAQIISGGARPSTSDSVWTFYLEGGTSHYLPLLGDFSRLQFNDGPQTYAIHDTLRLLRLGKTPAKMFAYRVEGIRPASELGSPEVSPPRDVAGKASKAGSDSAGGERELLTRPSFLEIKLDSADRARLDAWAGALNAPSDDAAAFARLATQWLAQTHRYSMRMTLAAGTGDPLVRWMNSDAPGHCELFAGAFTLLARSAGYPTRMVTGFRGGSWNTTSRNLTIRNSDAHAWCELFDAKKQTWMRVDPTPGAPEVAPDARLENAAALLARISDRSWSAKLDGLRVFWYRRIVDFDQKAQAELARSAKVAIENRAQQLKQSIRRLLKEAGEWLQRPWDLRRLLVIVAVVVGGAGVALGWTYWLRDRWRRWRNGLTHTGLDPVRREAGHWLRRLKATQPQGAGTVEGLTLQAELERLRYGPKTGWPDARATFGRARRACR
- a CDS encoding acetate uptake transporter; the encoded protein is MSSSHSSAPKLCNPAVVGLAGFGLTTLILQLHTLELVGLGPVIWLGLFFGGLAQLIAGLQEMKTGNNFGYCAFTSYGAFWISLCAMLIAGQFGFLKASTTDVGWFLVAWTLFTAILWVGALRIHGAMATTFTLLLAGFVLLDVGHFGFPILNKVAAYVLIACALGAWYMMARIILNELYGRELLPAGKAWIGARVVVAARTDSRVLDVKVKTSAEVTV
- a CDS encoding D-alanyl-D-alanine carboxypeptidase; its protein translation is MSPAYFRRFAAVLATLSFAFAPFVSAAPAKTGQWKGYIGIDAMTGQTLVQENADVVTPPASMTKLMTYAVLHDKLQSGALTLGTQIQVTAADSKIGGTQVYLDPSESFTVEEMVYAMMIQSANDCSYALARTAAGSVEAFVELMNAKAKELGMTRTTFRSPHGLPPSSRKIMEGDLTTPRDFAILCRHLVLKTDVLKYTSAKTRDFGPLRAKGPQHMINHNKLMGKVDGVDGLKTGYTASAGYCLSATALRNNRRVIVVIMGSFGPEGKIDLGASRDRKAIELISSSFAALPAGSPAFVGAPWAAPVSPVSASAAEGTPGAPASADEPMVKFNFGPKKK
- a CDS encoding rhodanese-like domain-containing protein, whose protein sequence is MKTFLLIALVIVVFFFVQRALVGPILTPEEAARRVAAGTAVLIDVREPAEWRDGVVKGALLLPLSDLQGDRLQWKPVLAANADKELILYCRSGNRSGIAVRLLAGEKFKTANAGGFSAWKAAGQPVVIPK
- a CDS encoding M48 family metallopeptidase; translation: MKTARLMGYAFAAVAALGLLTGCTTVKETGRSQLMLVSPSDEAKMGLSAFAQIKKSEKISTDPVLNARIQTIGKRIAGSVGREIPNAQWEFVVFDSPAVNAFALPGGKVGVYTGLIKLSASDDEIAIVMGHEIAHVTSRHGAERTSQNYAFIGVGLAAAVAMETQHVDPAKRNLALAAYGLGATVGYMLPYSRLHENEADSVGLRFAAGAGYDPRAGATFWRKMAAQGGAKPPEFLSTHPSDSTRIANLQALAPQYVPLYQQSKARFQAANQASEQAEMNSFMKGK
- a CDS encoding M20/M25/M40 family metallo-hydrolase, producing the protein MFDPVEKLKEFIRHPSVSADPAFKAGMQGALDFATGLLASIGFEVEVVKTALHPIILATRGTNLDWPHVIIYGHYDVQPADPLHLWQSAAFEPEIRGNRLYGRGAADNKGPLMVHIAAVGRLLERRPDLPLRITFMIEGEEEMGSPSFPKFLEVYGERLKQADLVYLSDTLLPSEDQVVITCGLRGLVLCDVVVTGPKGDLHSGLHGGVLRNPIQAVAELCASLHNPDGSVNIEGFYDDVMPVEPWEKEQIKKLGGDSEAYRKFLGIPAFYTAKGATPFEATRVLPTLEFNGIGGGYQGEGTKTVIPSKAFVKISCRLVANQNPAVIRDLLYKTIRERMPSDVTFEIVDQHQGMPYVVVPPDRSNTPAGQSPVLADAFRAADRAIADVFGKPPLYLREGGSVPIIADIKRMTGLDSVMIGLFLPEDNLHAPNESFNLDVMAKGMRTSERILEAIADR